The Suncus etruscus isolate mSunEtr1 chromosome 14, mSunEtr1.pri.cur, whole genome shotgun sequence genome contains a region encoding:
- the C14H5orf15 gene encoding keratinocyte-associated transmembrane protein 2 produces MAAAARERMRLAGRVTLPPGPGIIPSAGRLARPLVLALLLASTAVASVLSENNSSNQTVPRSEVSTTNMNVSTQENQTKPISQPSPTPRLMTSTEKSGRPSTAPHPSSTAALFQEEVDNNEELSIEEEDFLTLNSSPSTAKDNLDNGDYEEPDYGWPTSPRDDESNEALEENRGYVEIEQSVRSFKTPSSHVEEEDSHFFFHLIIFAFCIAIVYITYHNKRKIFLLVQSRKWRDSLCSKTVEYHRLDQNVNEAMPSLKITNDYIF; encoded by the exons ATGGCCGCTGCCGCTCGGGAGAGGATGAGGCTGGCGGGGCGAGTGACGCTGCCCCCCGGGCCGGGCATCATCCCGAGTGCTGGGCGGTTGGCGCGGCCGCTGGTCTTGGCGCTCCTGCTGGCGTCCACCGCCGTGGCCAGCG ttttatcagAGAATAATTCATCCAACCAAACTGTACCCCGGTCAGAAGTTTCAACCACAAATATGAATGTTTCAACACaggaaaaccaaaccaaacctatTTCCCAACCCAGCCCCACTCCCCGGCTCATGACCAGCACAGAGAAAAGTGGAAGGCCATCCACTGCCCCTCATCCCTCGTCCACTGCTGCTCTGTTCCAAGAGGAAGTTGACAACAATGAAGAGCTTAGCATTGAGGAAGAAGACTTTCTCACTCTGAATAGTTCCCCTTCCACGGCCAAAGACAATCTGGACAATGGAGACTATGAAGAGCCAGACTATGGCTGGCCCACCAGCCCGAGAGACGATGAGTCCAACGAGGCTTTGGAAGAAAACAGGGGCTACGTGGAAATTGAACAGTCAGTGAGGTCCTTTAAGACTCCATCTTCACATGTAGAAGAGGAAGatagccatttcttttttcatcttattatttttgctttttgtattgCTATTGTTTACATTACCTATCACAATAAAAGAAAG ATTTTCCTTCTAGTTCAAAGCAGAAAATGGCGTGATAGTCTTTGTTCCAAAACTGTGGAATATCATCGTTTAGACCAGAACGTTAACGAAGCAATGCCTTCTCTGAAGATCACcaatgattatatattttaa